The following proteins are encoded in a genomic region of Arcobacter cloacae:
- a CDS encoding VCBS domain-containing protein, translating into MKRKNFKKPMISALEQRILFDGAAVATAVDVLDESSFSSNNNTQTTTNSNDVTQNNAENSVHEAQAVQGFERPRREVAFVDVTVSDYQTLVDGVGEGVEVYLVSSLDDINSILKSETNIDAIHILSHGNVGEISVGNDVLNQNTLNNFDTVLQTMKNSLSENGDILLYGCNVASDGTGQEFIDTLALITEADVAASDDLTGSNSLNGDWDLEIVSGVIETQSLVLSEYSNTLDNDANGNFNFSPIGTGSAGTSKYLSANLAGSGTGTITIVAYDVDYSQGERNAVYFKDANDTSERFLGYLQGANNVNSTTIFNNVTFDTGGIATIRIYGEVSGWVYDIKSANFTTTGNAAPEFTSGTSATVAEDGSVNITVSGRDGMTLNDNVTLSLHSGPSHGTISGFATQSGSPTASDTFTYTPNADYNGSDSITFRLTDGIDTVYQTININVTAVADIVNDSISVNEDSSVTYNLLSNDSFEGNASISSVTQGSYGNVTIVNASTGEVRYTPRTANWHGSDSFNYTVLSGGKYETATVYVTVLSVNDAPTVTNNANLKLQAINEDVASADNKGSRIDSLFDPVFNDIDVGDSLSSIEVVTINANPVTQGVYEFSSDNGTNWSLVTAGAILNDTYKIRFTPVANYFGTPGTITVKLRDQGNGIGGVLTSSGTATLSVQVNSVNDIPVITSALGAATITETSADDVPSSLTPSSGSLTGTLSGTDVEDDISNTPLNFSIQGGTLSGDTYTLQGKYGVLSLDTTTNNWTYTPNKQEALNALAAGDTDTDEFMFKIIDSNGAQANQSLVITLVGANDLPELSQAISDQTFSGNGNWIYQIPANTFLDREGNGLTYTVQQVDSNGDIVGDGSLPTGVTFDEATRSFLGNKDTITNGNFYLKVTATDPEGATATDTFQVTFTDVENSAPVVENPIDRVAIVEGTVADGTVNTTPIYTIPIGTGSDMFSDDIDNSSALTYSAVIIGTPNVNIDINDNANISDLSFNTTTREFLSDGSLAAGKYIIDLTATDSGGKSITTQFVIYVDDGNPSTISAVTPIPDQTWNGSGEHTFKVPSNAFTFDDAGDTVTYSAELSNGDSLPFWLTLDPQTGVLSGNPPHDAAATYAIVITATETTGLEIATSGFNLTIGTPNDAPILNGTTVAQDQLVTEGNDFSYNFGDLFIDPDGTANGTATTSTLTYSAEVWNGTAWVAAPSWLTITGTTISGIPIGNVPFLDIKLVATDAGGATNETTFKLDLQDPASTSSVGAYTANNPGVVTVGGTPTEGQTLTVTSVTDPDGDPLGGITYQWQVSSDGGTTWTDISNATNVNYTLTNNEAGKQVRAKVFYTDGGNVAETQESDALSIANVDDTGNISLSGTWASGDVVLATINDSDGLVGVEPTYTWYRGNSNTGPWTLINGATGSSYTLTNNDGNKYIRVVASYTDNQGTLNTPETVSPTTVQLGAVAPVAVNDTASVTEGGGLNNATAGGAISGNLFTNDTDLNPGDTKTLVEVRVGSIEGAGSGVVSGDVNGIYTITGSYGTLTINEATGAYTYTLDETNSDVEALNVGDSLTESFNYTIKDSTNRNDIAVLNITINGANDNLVVTTDVNSADLIEAGGVNNDITGTTTANITFTAVDVDDAVSFDTTYLTDIRENVYDNNTQTTTSQQVWFLEGNQVSRTTQYGGIYFDTTTGVMTYYISNSIPELQALKPGDSVTETVSIKVVSGSEEVIKTVSFVINGTNDNPIITIETGDDETATINETNTTLTTSGTLTVTDVDIEQTVTVSVIDVIVSGVSTGLLADNTTLYEMLSVNAGNVIDNISKTGTITWTFDSGSETFDYLASGETLTLTYTIKAMDDDSSNAFDEQTVTITIVGTNDTPNITVESTDVETVTINETNTTLTTTGSLSVVDLDRTDVITTSHSVSSVQKDANGNVMSTDSLEPINIDLANMLSITQTPIDGTNQTGTITWTFDSGSETFDYLASGETLTLTYTIKAMDDDSSNAFDEQTVTITIVGTNDTPNMTVESTDVETVTINETNTTLTTTGSLSVVDLDRTDVITTSHSVSSVQKDANGNVMSTDSLEPINIDLANMLSITQTPIDGTNQIGTITWTFDSGSETFDYLASGETLTLTYTIKAMDDDSSNAFDEQTVTITIVGTNDTPNMTVESTDVETVTINETNTTLTTTGSLSVVDLDRTDVITTSHSVSSVQKDANGNVMSTDSLEPINIDLANMLSITQTPIDGTNQIGTITWTFDSGSETFDYLASGETLTLTYTIKAMDDDSSNAFDEQTVTITIVGTNDTPIVSIENIDDKTPFGKEFSKEVAYLFSDLDTTDIFTFEADNLPRGLIIDSKTGIISGRAKESGIFEITVNVKDSGTPTLSVSRTFSLLVIAPPQPDATKVSEAPKIGETNTNNSEITLNSFNDNTQTLGVLNFSSSEGISTDTGNGFLGTEGSQNNNPADGTNDNTPSSNTSNTNDSRGVLQANIDLNVLTNGQIVFNEANQDSFSIVGITIEDIKFENNYIEIKVVDTNLSQNFIVTQIDGTALPTGLFFDPRTGSITGTIPEDLEKLEISIKAINQDGTTRVLNLKLDLKELKKSQANQADADEKYMGLKEQIALENQKLDDYGSYLTRLFA; encoded by the coding sequence ATGAAAAGAAAAAATTTTAAAAAACCGATGATAAGTGCTTTAGAGCAAAGAATTCTTTTTGATGGGGCTGCTGTTGCTACAGCTGTTGATGTATTAGATGAAAGTAGTTTTTCTTCAAACAATAATACACAAACTACTACAAATTCAAATGATGTGACACAAAATAATGCTGAAAATTCTGTACACGAAGCACAAGCAGTTCAAGGATTTGAAAGACCTAGAAGAGAAGTTGCATTTGTAGATGTGACAGTTAGTGATTATCAAACTTTAGTTGATGGTGTAGGTGAGGGTGTAGAAGTATATCTTGTGAGTTCACTAGATGATATAAACTCTATATTAAAAAGTGAAACAAATATAGATGCAATACATATTTTATCTCATGGTAATGTGGGTGAAATAAGTGTAGGAAATGATGTATTAAATCAAAATACACTAAATAATTTTGATACTGTTTTACAAACTATGAAAAATTCTCTTTCAGAAAATGGAGATATATTACTGTATGGATGTAATGTAGCAAGTGATGGAACGGGGCAAGAGTTTATAGATACTTTAGCTTTAATAACAGAGGCTGATGTTGCTGCTTCTGATGATTTAACAGGTTCTAATAGTTTAAATGGAGATTGGGATTTAGAAATTGTTTCAGGGGTTATTGAAACACAAAGTTTAGTTTTAAGTGAATATTCTAATACTTTAGATAATGATGCTAATGGAAATTTTAATTTTAGTCCAATTGGTACAGGAAGTGCAGGTACTAGTAAATATTTAAGCGCTAATTTAGCAGGTTCAGGAACTGGGACTATAACAATTGTTGCTTATGATGTTGATTATTCACAAGGTGAAAGAAATGCTGTTTATTTTAAAGATGCAAATGATACAAGTGAAAGATTTCTAGGTTATTTACAAGGTGCGAATAATGTAAATTCTACTACTATATTTAACAATGTAACTTTTGATACGGGTGGAATAGCTACTATTAGAATTTACGGAGAAGTTTCTGGATGGGTATATGATATTAAATCTGCAAATTTTACTACAACTGGAAATGCTGCTCCTGAATTTACATCAGGAACAAGTGCAACTGTTGCTGAAGATGGAAGTGTAAATATCACAGTTTCAGGTAGAGATGGGATGACTTTAAATGATAATGTAACTTTATCTTTACACTCAGGTCCATCTCATGGAACTATTTCAGGTTTTGCAACACAGTCAGGAAGTCCAACAGCAAGTGATACCTTTACATATACACCAAATGCTGATTATAATGGAAGTGATTCTATAACTTTTAGATTAACAGATGGAATAGATACTGTGTATCAAACCATAAATATCAATGTAACAGCTGTTGCTGATATAGTAAATGATTCTATAAGTGTAAATGAAGATTCTTCTGTTACTTATAATCTTTTATCAAATGACTCTTTTGAAGGAAATGCATCTATTTCATCAGTTACTCAAGGATCTTATGGAAATGTAACTATAGTAAATGCTTCAACAGGGGAGGTTAGATATACTCCTAGAACTGCAAACTGGCATGGAAGTGATAGTTTTAATTATACAGTATTAAGTGGTGGAAAATATGAAACAGCAACAGTATATGTAACAGTACTTTCAGTAAATGATGCTCCAACAGTAACAAATAATGCAAATCTTAAACTTCAAGCTATCAACGAAGATGTAGCTAGTGCAGATAATAAAGGTAGTAGAATAGATAGTTTATTTGATCCAGTTTTCAATGATATTGATGTAGGAGATAGTTTAAGTTCAATTGAAGTTGTAACTATAAATGCAAATCCTGTTACGCAAGGAGTTTATGAGTTTTCAAGTGATAATGGAACAAACTGGAGTTTAGTGACAGCTGGTGCGATTTTAAATGATACATATAAAATAAGATTTACTCCTGTTGCAAATTATTTTGGAACACCAGGAACAATAACTGTAAAATTAAGAGATCAAGGAAATGGAATAGGTGGAGTTTTAACTTCATCTGGTACAGCAACCTTATCAGTTCAAGTAAACTCTGTAAATGATATACCTGTAATTACAAGTGCTTTGGGAGCTGCAACGATAACAGAAACATCAGCAGATGATGTACCTTCTTCTTTAACACCAAGTTCTGGATCTTTAACTGGAACTTTAAGTGGAACAGATGTTGAAGATGATATTTCAAATACACCATTAAATTTCTCAATTCAAGGTGGAACACTATCAGGAGATACATACACTTTACAAGGTAAATATGGTGTATTAAGCCTAGATACAACTACAAATAATTGGACTTATACTCCAAATAAACAAGAGGCTTTAAATGCCCTTGCAGCTGGTGATACAGATACAGATGAATTTATGTTTAAAATCATAGATTCAAATGGAGCACAAGCAAATCAATCTTTGGTTATTACTCTTGTTGGAGCAAATGATTTACCAGAATTAAGCCAAGCTATAAGTGACCAAACATTTAGTGGAAATGGTAATTGGATTTATCAAATTCCTGCAAATACATTTTTAGATAGAGAAGGTAATGGGCTTACTTATACTGTTCAACAAGTTGATAGTAATGGTGATATAGTTGGTGATGGTTCATTACCAACAGGTGTTACATTTGATGAAGCAACAAGAAGTTTTCTTGGAAATAAAGATACTATAACAAATGGAAATTTTTATTTAAAAGTTACGGCGACAGACCCTGAGGGAGCAACTGCTACTGATACTTTCCAAGTAACATTTACAGATGTTGAAAATAGTGCTCCAGTTGTAGAAAATCCGATTGATAGAGTTGCTATTGTTGAAGGAACAGTTGCTGATGGAACTGTAAATACTACACCTATTTATACTATTCCAATTGGTACTGGTTCAGATATGTTTAGTGATGATATTGATAATAGTTCAGCATTAACTTATTCGGCTGTAATAATTGGAACACCAAATGTTAATATAGATATAAATGATAATGCTAATATTTCAGATTTAAGTTTTAATACAACAACAAGAGAATTTTTAAGTGATGGAAGTTTAGCTGCTGGAAAATATATTATTGATTTAACAGCAACTGATAGTGGTGGAAAATCAATTACAACTCAATTTGTTATTTATGTAGATGATGGTAATCCTAGTACAATTTCAGCAGTTACACCAATTCCAGACCAAACATGGAATGGTTCAGGAGAACATACTTTTAAAGTACCATCAAATGCATTTACATTTGATGATGCAGGTGATACTGTAACTTATAGTGCAGAATTATCAAATGGTGATTCCTTACCTTTTTGGTTGACTTTAGACCCACAAACTGGAGTATTATCAGGAAATCCACCTCATGATGCAGCTGCTACTTATGCAATAGTAATAACAGCAACTGAAACTACAGGATTAGAAATTGCAACAAGTGGATTTAATTTAACTATTGGAACACCAAATGATGCACCAATTTTAAATGGTACAACAGTTGCTCAAGACCAATTAGTAACAGAAGGAAATGATTTTAGTTATAACTTTGGTGACTTATTTATTGATCCAGATGGGACTGCAAATGGAACGGCAACTACTTCAACTTTAACTTATAGTGCAGAAGTTTGGAATGGTACAGCTTGGGTAGCAGCACCTTCTTGGCTTACAATAACAGGTACAACAATCTCAGGAATACCAATAGGAAATGTTCCATTTTTAGATATAAAATTAGTTGCAACAGATGCAGGTGGAGCAACTAATGAAACAACATTTAAGTTGGATTTACAAGATCCAGCTTCAACAAGTTCTGTTGGTGCATATACAGCAAATAATCCAGGAGTTGTAACAGTTGGAGGTACTCCAACAGAAGGACAAACATTAACTGTAACTTCTGTAACAGACCCAGATGGAGATCCATTAGGTGGAATAACTTATCAATGGCAAGTAAGTAGTGATGGTGGAACTACTTGGACAGATATTAGTAATGCAACAAATGTAAATTATACTTTGACAAATAATGAAGCAGGTAAACAAGTAAGAGCTAAGGTATTCTATACAGATGGTGGAAATGTTGCTGAAACTCAAGAATCAGATGCTTTATCAATTGCAAATGTGGATGATACAGGAAATATTAGCTTATCAGGAACTTGGGCATCAGGTGATGTTGTTCTTGCTACAATAAATGATAGTGATGGTTTGGTTGGGGTTGAACCAACTTATACTTGGTATCGTGGAAATTCAAATACTGGACCTTGGACACTAATAAATGGTGCAACAGGAAGTTCTTATACATTAACAAATAACGATGGAAATAAATATATTAGAGTTGTAGCTTCATATACAGATAATCAAGGTACTTTAAATACTCCTGAAACAGTTAGTCCTACAACGGTTCAATTAGGTGCTGTTGCACCTGTTGCTGTAAATGATACAGCAAGTGTTACAGAAGGTGGTGGATTAAATAATGCAACAGCTGGTGGAGCAATTAGTGGAAATTTATTTACAAATGATACAGATTTAAATCCAGGTGATACAAAAACTTTAGTTGAAGTTAGAGTTGGAAGTATTGAGGGTGCTGGAAGTGGTGTTGTTTCGGGTGATGTTAATGGAATTTATACAATAACAGGAAGTTATGGTACATTGACTATAAATGAAGCAACGGGTGCTTATACTTATACATTAGATGAAACAAATAGTGATGTTGAGGCATTAAATGTAGGAGACTCATTAACAGAATCATTTAATTATACGATTAAAGATAGTACAAACAGAAATGATATTGCAGTTTTAAATATCACAATAAATGGAGCTAATGATAATTTAGTCGTTACAACAGATGTTAACTCTGCTGATTTAATTGAGGCAGGTGGAGTTAATAATGATATTACTGGAACAACTACCGCTAATATAACTTTTACAGCTGTTGATGTTGATGATGCAGTATCTTTTGATACAACTTATCTAACAGATATTAGAGAAAATGTTTATGACAATAATACTCAAACAACAACTTCTCAACAAGTTTGGTTTTTAGAAGGTAATCAAGTTTCAAGAACAACACAATATGGGGGAATATATTTTGATACTACTACTGGTGTGATGACATATTATATTTCAAACAGTATTCCTGAACTACAAGCTTTAAAGCCAGGTGATAGTGTAACAGAAACAGTTTCTATAAAAGTAGTTTCAGGTAGTGAAGAAGTTATAAAAACGGTTAGTTTTGTTATTAATGGAACAAATGATAATCCTATTATAACCATAGAAACAGGTGATGATGAAACAGCAACAATAAATGAAACGAATACAACTTTAACAACTTCTGGAACATTGACTGTAACTGATGTTGATATAGAACAAACTGTTACAGTAAGTGTAATAGATGTCATTGTTAGTGGGGTTAGTACTGGATTACTTGCAGACAATACTACATTATATGAAATGTTGAGTGTGAATGCAGGGAATGTTATAGATAATATTTCGAAAACAGGGACAATTACGTGGACATTTGATTCAGGGAGTGAAACATTTGATTATTTAGCAAGTGGAGAGACATTAACATTAACATATACAATAAAAGCGATGGATGATGATAGTTCAAATGCTTTTGATGAACAGACAGTGACTATTACAATTGTAGGGACAAATGATACTCCAAATATAACAGTTGAAAGTACAGATGTAGAAACAGTAACAATAAATGAGACAAATACAACTTTGACAACTACAGGAAGTTTAAGTGTAGTAGATTTAGATAGAACAGATGTAATAACAACAAGTCATAGTGTAAGTTCAGTACAAAAAGATGCAAATGGAAATGTAATGAGTACAGATTCATTAGAACCAATAAATATTGATTTAGCAAATATGTTGAGTATTACACAAACACCAATTGATGGAACAAATCAAACAGGGACAATTACATGGACATTTGATTCAGGGAGTGAAACATTTGATTATTTAGCAAGTGGAGAGACATTAACATTAACATATACAATAAAAGCGATGGATGATGATAGTTCAAATGCTTTTGATGAACAAACAGTGACAATTACAATTGTAGGGACAAATGATACTCCAAATATGACAGTTGAAAGTACAGATGTAGAAACAGTAACAATAAATGAGACAAATACAACTTTGACAACTACAGGAAGTTTAAGTGTAGTAGATTTAGATAGAACAGATGTAATAACAACAAGTCATAGTGTAAGTTCAGTACAAAAAGATGCAAATGGAAATGTAATGAGTACAGATTCATTAGAACCAATAAATATTGATTTAGCAAATATGTTGAGTATTACACAAACACCAATTGATGGAACAAATCAAATAGGGACAATTACGTGGACATTTGATTCAGGGAGTGAAACATTTGATTATTTAGCAAGTGGAGAGACATTAACATTAACATATACAATAAAAGCGATGGATGATGATAGTTCAAATGCTTTTGATGAACAAACAGTGACAATTACAATTGTAGGGACAAATGATACTCCAAATATGACAGTTGAAAGTACAGATGTAGAAACAGTAACAATAAATGAGACAAATACAACTTTGACAACTACAGGAAGTTTAAGTGTAGTAGATTTAGATAGAACAGATGTAATAACAACAAGTCATAGTGTAAGTTCAGTACAAAAAGATGCAAATGGAAATGTAATGAGTACAGATTCATTAGAACCAATAAATATTGATTTAGCAAATATGTTGAGTATTACACAAACACCAATTGATGGAACAAATCAAATAGGGACAATTACGTGGACATTTGATTCAGGGAGTGAAACATTTGATTATTTAGCAAGTGGAGAGACATTAACATTAACATATACAATAAAAGCGATGGATGATGATAGTTCAAATGCTTTTGATGAACAAACAGTGACAATTACAATTGTAGGGACAAATGATACTCCTATAGTTTCTATTGAAAATATTGATGATAAAACTCCATTTGGAAAAGAATTCTCAAAAGAAGTAGCTTATTTATTTAGTGATTTAGATACTACTGATATTTTTACTTTTGAAGCAGATAATCTTCCTAGAGGATTAATAATAGACTCTAAAACTGGAATTATTTCTGGTAGGGCTAAAGAATCAGGAATATTTGAAATAACAGTTAATGTAAAAGATTCTGGAACACCAACTTTAAGTGTTTCAAGAACATTCAGTTTATTAGTTATTGCACCTCCTCAACCAGATGCAACAAAAGTGTCAGAAGCTCCGAAAATTGGAGAAACTAATACTAATAATAGTGAAATTACATTAAATAGTTTTAATGATAATACACAAACTTTAGGTGTATTAAACTTTAGTTCTAGTGAAGGGATTAGTACAGACACAGGTAATGGATTTCTAGGAACAGAAGGTTCACAAAATAATAATCCAGCAGATGGAACTAACGATAACACTCCTTCTTCAAATACATCAAATACAAATGATTCAAGAGGAGTATTACAAGCTAATATTGATTTAAATGTATTAACAAATGGACAAATTGTATTTAATGAAGCAAATCAAGACTCTTTTTCAATAGTTGGAATTACAATTGAAGATATAAAATTTGAAAATAACTATATAGAGATAAAAGTTGTAGATACAAATCTTTCTCAAAACTTCATAGTTACTCAAATAGATGGTACAGCACTTCCAACTGGATTGTTTTTTGATCCAAGAACAGGTAGTATTACAGGAACAATTCCAGAAGATTTAGAGAAATTAGAAATAAGTATAAAAGCGATTAACCAAGATGGAACAACAAGAGTTTTAAATCTAAAACTTGATTTAAAAGAGTTGAAAAAATCTCAAGCAAATCAAGCTGATGCGGATGAAAAATATATGGGATTAAAAGAGCAAATAGCTTTAGAGAATCAAAAACTTGATGATTATGGTTCATATCTTACGAGATTATTTGCTTAA
- a CDS encoding efflux RND transporter periplasmic adaptor subunit, with product MKKFLSFALLFSTLYASESQTARAVIVSLDRTILSSEIAGEIVELSKFEGDSFKKGESLIKIDCSVYKAQKRKIDVEKEIARLELEKNKKLDTFGSIGTFEIQISQENLNKQKAESDIAAINISRCDIKAPFDGKIATKKVAKYQNIKPQDELLEIVGVDNLEARVVVPSSWLIWLKKGIEFDLSVDETQTTVKAQIVQIDSIVDPTSQSVSIRAKLVKPFENIIPGMSATATFYQQNN from the coding sequence ATGAAAAAGTTTCTAAGTTTTGCTTTACTGTTTTCAACTTTGTATGCAAGTGAGAGTCAAACAGCAAGAGCAGTAATAGTCTCACTTGATAGAACAATTCTTTCAAGTGAAATAGCTGGTGAAATAGTAGAACTTTCAAAATTTGAGGGGGATTCTTTTAAAAAAGGAGAATCTTTAATCAAAATAGATTGTTCTGTATATAAAGCTCAAAAAAGAAAAATTGATGTTGAAAAAGAGATAGCAAGACTGGAACTTGAAAAAAATAAAAAGCTTGATACTTTTGGTTCTATTGGAACTTTTGAGATACAAATTTCTCAAGAAAACCTAAATAAACAAAAAGCAGAGAGTGATATAGCAGCTATTAATATCTCAAGATGTGATATAAAAGCTCCATTTGATGGAAAAATTGCAACTAAAAAAGTAGCAAAATATCAAAACATTAAACCACAAGATGAGCTTTTGGAAATAGTTGGAGTTGATAATCTTGAAGCAAGAGTTGTTGTTCCTTCTTCTTGGCTTATATGGCTAAAAAAAGGAATAGAGTTTGATTTAAGTGTAGATGAGACTCAAACAACAGTAAAAGCTCAAATTGTTCAAATAGATTCAATAGTTGATCCAACGAGTCAATCTGTAAGCATACGAGCAAAACTTGTAAAACCATTTGAAAATATAATACCTGGTATGAGTGCAACAGCAACATTTTACCAACAAAATAACTAA
- a CDS encoding TolC family protein — MLKKVSKVVVISVVASFVITGCAVKPEAILKEDVKQMVKNDLTVLSEVVQPVTKPISLDEAIQRGLDHNLQKRVKVLESALSQQQLDLVYYDMLPSLTASAGLSERNNYAASASTSFLNGEPEPLDPKPSYSVSQEKERTTADLTFSWNILDFGLSYVRAQQQADKFLIAQEKQKKVEHNLTQEIRRAYYQAVSSQDLLKRIQPMMIEVKQALEDSKKMQEQRVAKTPMEALSYQRELLDILRSLHTLESSLISAKVELAELMGLKPGIAFDLADKVEKNYEIPTIDMNLEEMEVLALENRPELAESRYQERISEKEITAAKLKMLPGINLSTSLSYENSDYLLNNDWYSYGANVSWNLLNVFKAGEMNKLAKTQVEVAKEQKLALSMAVLSQVHLSIVKFNQAKKEYLLAKEYLNVADDIYDLTKIENEVNVNSRLILIKEKLNNILATLRYSSSYANVQNSYGRIYASLGIDENKKTNNQEMIKPEEVVTSNEMKN, encoded by the coding sequence ATGTTAAAAAAAGTTTCTAAAGTTGTAGTTATTTCTGTAGTTGCTTCTTTTGTAATAACTGGTTGTGCGGTAAAACCAGAAGCGATTTTAAAAGAAGATGTAAAACAAATGGTTAAAAATGATTTAACTGTTTTAAGTGAAGTTGTTCAACCTGTTACTAAACCAATCTCTTTAGATGAAGCAATTCAAAGGGGACTTGACCATAACTTGCAAAAAAGAGTGAAAGTGCTTGAATCTGCTCTTTCTCAACAACAACTAGATTTAGTATATTATGATATGTTACCAAGTTTAACAGCAAGTGCTGGATTATCAGAAAGAAATAATTATGCAGCAAGTGCAAGTACTTCATTTTTAAATGGTGAACCTGAACCTTTAGATCCAAAACCATCTTACTCTGTTTCACAAGAAAAAGAGAGAACTACAGCTGATTTAACATTTAGTTGGAATATTTTAGATTTTGGATTATCTTATGTAAGAGCTCAACAACAAGCTGATAAGTTTTTAATTGCTCAAGAGAAACAAAAAAAAGTTGAACATAACTTAACTCAAGAGATAAGAAGAGCATATTATCAAGCAGTTTCTTCACAAGATTTATTAAAAAGAATTCAGCCTATGATGATAGAAGTAAAACAAGCTTTAGAAGATTCTAAAAAAATGCAAGAACAAAGAGTTGCAAAAACTCCGATGGAAGCTTTATCTTATCAAAGGGAGTTGCTTGATATCTTAAGATCACTTCATACTTTAGAGAGTAGTTTAATCTCTGCAAAAGTTGAATTAGCAGAATTAATGGGTTTAAAACCAGGAATTGCTTTTGATTTAGCTGATAAAGTGGAAAAAAATTATGAGATTCCAACTATTGATATGAATCTTGAAGAGATGGAAGTACTAGCACTTGAAAATAGACCTGAATTAGCTGAGAGTAGATATCAAGAAAGAATATCTGAAAAAGAGATAACAGCAGCAAAACTTAAAATGCTTCCAGGAATAAATCTAAGTACATCTTTATCTTATGAAAATAGTGATTATTTATTAAATAATGATTGGTACTCTTATGGTGCAAATGTTTCTTGGAATCTTTTAAATGTATTTAAAGCAGGAGAAATGAACAAACTAGCTAAAACTCAAGTAGAAGTTGCAAAAGAGCAAAAATTAGCTCTTTCAATGGCTGTATTATCACAAGTTCATCTATCTATTGTAAAATTTAATCAAGCTAAAAAAGAGTATTTACTTGCAAAAGAGTATTTAAATGTTGCAGATGATATTTATGATTTAACTAAAATAGAAAATGAAGTTAATGTAAATAGTAGATTGATTTTAATAAAAGAGAAATTAAATAATATTTTAGCGACTCTTAGATATTCATCTTCTTATGCAAATGTACAAAATAGTTACGGAAGAATCTATGCATCTTTAGGAATTGATGAAAATAAAAAAACTAATAATCAAGAAATGATTAAACCAGAAGAAGTTGTAACTTCTAATGAAATGAAGAATTAA
- a CDS encoding response regulator transcription factor, which yields MNFFNDKKLLLLEDSNEFVENAIALFNMFVKKTFVAKNIKEAFEILEKEKIDLIISDIHLKNECGLDFIKKFRETNNETPILILSGYKDEELLFKAMTLNLSGYLIKPINFKALIEAFEKCEEKIKFNNQTVIDLKDGYKYDKDLKKLVKNGEIFELNKKEILFFEMICENKKKVITKDMFAKFVYEYEPMSDSALNNFILRLRKRFGKSFLHTIPDMGYKFIL from the coding sequence ATGAACTTCTTTAATGACAAAAAACTTTTACTTTTAGAGGATAGCAATGAGTTTGTAGAAAATGCAATAGCACTTTTTAATATGTTTGTAAAAAAAACTTTTGTTGCAAAAAATATAAAAGAGGCTTTTGAAATCTTAGAAAAAGAAAAAATAGATTTAATAATTTCTGATATTCATCTAAAAAATGAGTGTGGACTTGACTTTATAAAAAAATTTAGGGAAACAAATAATGAAACTCCTATTTTAATCCTATCAGGATATAAAGATGAAGAGTTACTATTTAAAGCTATGACTTTAAATCTAAGTGGCTATTTAATAAAACCAATAAATTTTAAAGCCTTAATCGAAGCCTTTGAAAAGTGTGAAGAAAAAATAAAATTTAATAACCAAACAGTAATAGATTTAAAAGATGGTTACAAATATGATAAAGACCTAAAAAAACTCGTAAAAAATGGTGAAATATTTGAATTGAATAAAAAAGAGATTCTGTTTTTTGAAATGATTTGTGAAAATAAAAAAAAGGTAATTACAAAAGATATGTTTGCAAAATTTGTATATGAATATGAACCTATGAGTGATAGTGCATTAAATAATTTTATTTTAAGACTTAGAAAAAGATTTGGAAAAAGTTTTTTACATACTATTCCTGATATGGGATATAAATTTATTTTATGA